The Brassica oleracea var. oleracea cultivar TO1000 chromosome C6, BOL, whole genome shotgun sequence genomic interval CGCAGCCTACAAAGATGGATTTGGTTGAAACTAAGTATATCTACCTCTTGGTGTCCAGTGTGGTTCTTTTCGATGTGTTCTCTGTAACAGTCAATTGAAAGCAATTTCCTTATCACGGAGCCAGCGCCTCTTAAGTCTTTCACCGTTTCAAAAAGAGGAACCACTCGCAGTCTATCATGTAACAAAAACAAATCAGCATATCAACTACTTATGTCATCAAAACATATAAAACAGAGACACAGCAGCCATTATGAAAGTAGGCAGACATGCAAAATGATAAAGAATGTAGTGTTCCTTCAAAAAATTACACTCACGTTCCAGCAGGACATGGTCTTCCCAGATCACCACTGACGGCAAGTCGGGCATCTTTCTGTAGAAGTTCCACAGCGAGGACATCACTTGCCTACAAGTAGCAACAAATTAGTTTGCATCATTTTCGCTGCGGATCCAAAATAGTTACTTGTAGACATTGGCCTCAGCAAAGAGGTGACGGTAAAAGACTCAAATCTATCATACGTCTGAAGCCATGGAAATCACGTAAGCTCTCAGTGATTCACTTCCTAACTCAGCAGCAACTCGGAAAGTGTCTAGTACTTCTTTCACTTCAGGACCGACCTGCAACAGTTCAGTGATTTTGATGACTGCGTTGCAAACATAACGTACAGGAGATCACTTTTGTATCATACTGGGTTTCCTTGAAGTAAACGCATAAACATTCAAGTTATTGATTACTCCATTTGGTTACAATAAAATAAGTTGCAAGTTGAACATAAAAAGAAACCCACGGTGAGATCTCGCTGACCTCAATATTTGGGGGAATAAGAGGACGTTTCCCTTTCAGTTCTCTTGTCAAAAACTCGAGCTTCTTCTCTTCATCCCATTCACTATATGTGCCCATGTCCAAGTATGTTGTAATAGTATCCAAAGCTTCGGAATGCTTTGCAGCTTCCTGATTAATTAATCTTAGATCAGACAGAAATAACAGAAAATTAAGGAGCCAAAACAATAAGCCCCAAAAAAAAACATCACCTGTCGTAAATCAAGTTTCATCAAAACCATGCCGAAAGTAGCAACTCTACGGATCAAATCAGCAAGCCGGCCATCAGCTAGAACTCCGGAATCAGATGAATGCTGAGAAAATAGTAATTTTAAGTAAGGTAAAGATATTTAATGGGCAGTAAATTTGCATGGAGCAAGATCCTACCAGAGATTCATAGCAGAGAAGTAGTGGTTCCAAAAGTTGGTCTGATGTTTCATAGTAATCCCAAGGATCATATTCACAAGGAAGACCCTCAAGAAGAAGTTCCAGAAGCCTTCTTGTCTTCAAAAGCTGTAATCACAGATCATTACAAGTGAGTGGCTTTAAGCGAGAATATACAGTTTATCAATATGGTTATAAATTTCTGATATTGACAATATTAGCAAATAAGTTAAGCAGTAGCTAAAGATAAATGCCTTTGGAGATATAAACATGAACTCTTTCACATCTTTGGCGATGCTACTCCAGCTTAATGAGAAAAAGGAGTAAGGATCTGCACCTTTTCCTCAACTTCCCCAAGAACAATCCGATAAGGAGCAATTCCAGCTCGTTTAGGTGGAGTTGGTTCTAATAGCTTCTGAAAGCTGGTCCTCCCAATCTGAGAATCAGCAAGTAGTTTCTTCTGAAGCAGAAGTTGTGAACTCGAGGAGGAAGAACCTCGTGGAGTAATAGTTTGCTGAGAACCATTAGAGTTGACGGAATTTCCATTTCCTGTCTTTATTTGCAAATTTGGGCCATATCCATCACTTGAAATGCCTTGAACATCCTATCCTATTTTAAGGAAGAAAATCAAGAAAACTATCAAGTACATACAAACACAGCCAGACTATCTTTAATATGCATCTCTAAAACGAATGCTTCACCTGGCGACTGAGTGGAATATAATCTGTCACAGGAACTTCAAGCTTGGGATACTGTGATTCACCACATTCTGCAGGTGAGATATCAGATACTTAGTAAGATGAAGCGTAAATGTAGAACAAAGTCTATATGCATGATTGTATGTTCAAAACGTTTATAAGAGAATATTCTACGCATGAAATCCTGTACCAGCACATAAGGGAAGGTCAGCTCTAGGTGGAAGTTGAGTGGGTAGGGATAAGCCCTGCTGGTTTGGAAATTTTGGTTGGCTTCTTCCTACATTCGTACCCCAACTTTCAATATCTTCTTGGGCAGAAATTTCTGATGAGAGCAAAAAAAAAACAGCTTCAACATTTGTTCTCTCAAGAATCAAGAAAAATATGAGTCATGAGCTGTCTCCCAGAAGCTTACCTTTTTCAAGAATCTCATCTGCCAATCTTGACAATCTATCGCTGCATCGATTCATAGACAGTTCAAATCTTAAGCTATCAATCTCTCTTATGTACAGATCGATAGCCATCCACCTAGACATAAGCGATACTTCTTTCGTGACCTGGAAGTTTATGATAAAAGCCAATCGTGTGTCCGCAAGTTATATACTAGTTGTGGACATGGACATCTTAACACTGAGGTCGTTGGTTGATACCTTTAAGAGATTATTCTTCGCCATAGTCTCCAGAAAGGAAAAACCCACATAACCACATTTACACTGTTACTCCCACCGTCACCGGCACCGCCGAGGCCACCACCACGAGCGGTTCCAACTCGCTCAAAATCTCATTTTTGGATGTTGAAGATTTACCATGTGACCACATCCAATTCAACCAACTAGCTCTCGATCTCTGATCAGACAGCTCTGATCGAGCTGTTTTATCGGAGATCGAGAGCTATGGTTTGGTCACGGGGAAGTTTCCAGCAGATCGAAAGATGAGACCTTTAACGAGTTAAAACCAAAATTTGATCGTGGTGATGGTACCGGCGGTGCCGGTGACGGTGAGAGTAACGGTGGAAACATGGTTATCTGAGTTTCTTCTTCCCGGAAACTATAACGAAGAACAAACTCTTAAAAGTATAAGCCAATGACCTCTTTGTTAAGGTGTCCATGTCCACAATTAGTGTATAACTCTACTATCCAAGCTTAGAGTCCACGTCCACAATTAATTTTGTTTACAAGTTAAAATACATATATGAAAATGGATTTTAAAAAATAGAGAATTTTATATATAATTTATTATGATAATTATTTTTATTTAATATATTTTAGATTTTGAGATAAAAGACAAAAAAATAAGAGAAACTCAAAATGTGTATTAAAGGTAATCAACTCTCGAAAAAATGAGAATTTTAAAAACAGAAAACAATGTTGATGTCAAAAAAAACACAGAAAAAATGTTGTAAAAATCAAACATCAAACAGAAAATGTTGCGGTTGAGGCCTGTGATATGCCAGGGTGTACACATGTGAGTGACCCCCACCACCGCTATGTAGAGCATTTAGGTTCACACTGCTTCTTTCATTTCTCAATTTTTTCTTTTCGAATTTGTTATATAATTTTTTTTTCAAAACCAAAATTAGGATAATTTAGGATTAGTATCCCTCGAATCCATTATCCATTTTATCCTAACTGTGTCGCTTTCTCTTCTTCAAACACTTGAAATAAATGTTTATTTTTCTTTTCTTTAAACAACCAATACCTTCCTTCTTCTCCAAGAAAAGGACAAAGCTATAATCTTCCTTTTCTAAAAAAAAACAAATACTAAAATTAACTGTTTTAGTTAGATACATAATAATTGTTATGAGCAACTTGCATGAGACATAATCATACAATAGATTATGATAATTAACATGCGAGTTATTCTTGGGTTCATCCTTGGTTCACCTCCTAGGTTCACCTCCTAGGATGAATCTCTGGGTTCACCAGCCAATAAAATTTCATTATTTCAAATTCGATATCTTTTAAAAAAGAAAATAAAATATTATCAATTTATATTATGTTTTTAAAATAAAAAAGTAAAAAAAAAAATAGCAGCTACAGAAAAAAAAAATTAAAAAAATCTTTTTAACGTCGTCAGCAAAACACTAAACCCTAAATCCTAATCCATAAATTTTAAATCCTAATCCCCAAACCCTAAATCATAAACCCTAAATCCTTGAGTGTTTTAGTGTTTAGTGATTTTGATTTAGAGTTTAAGATTTATCCTAGAGTTTAAAATTTATACGAGAATTTAGGGTTTACCCATTATTTTTTATTTATTTCTTTTTTTGTAATTACTACTATTTTTTATTTATTTCTTTTTTTGTAATTACTACTATTTTTTATTTATTTCTTTTTTTGTAATTACTACTATTTTTTATTTATTTCTTTTTACCTTTTAATTTAAAAAAAAATATAATTTGACAATATTTTTTTTTTTAAAAAAATATCAAATATTAAATAACAAAATCATATTGGTCGGTGAACCTAGAGAATAACTCTTACCATGCGAGTTCCCATTTCAAACTTCTGTTAATCCTACTAAATACGCACTAATGTTGGTTTGAACCAATCAAAGAAAACTTCACATGAGAGAAACTAATCTTATAACATAATTTGTCAGAACATAAAAGAAAGTGAGGATGTTTTATTCATTTCATATTGGATGAGGACGAGATGAAATGATAAGTTAGGGACTTCTTTAAAAACATTTCGTCGTTTATCATCACGAATTGAATAAGAGAGTTGTGATTCTTTGTCTCTTTCCTTGTCTAGTGAGAGAGAGTATACAGACCCTCGAATGCCATATCACAGGACCTTCTATTAACCCTTTTTATAATCTCTCTCTTTTCTCTCTCTCTCTCTCTCTCTCTCTGGTTTGGTTTTGGCTATGGTGGTGAATAGTCAAGCTTTCTTGTTAGCATTAATTGCATTACTTGGAACCCAACTGTCTTCACTAATGGCTGCAGGTTTGTCTTTCCAATTTTTCCTCTGTTTTGCTTCTCTCAAAAAGCTTATTTTTCTAATTTTGTCCTCTTCTAAAATCAAAAGATAATATGGTGGTCCTTTTCATCAAAATCAGATTTTGAGCTTCTGGGTTTTCAAAATTTTGTTGCTTTCTTGTACTAGAGTTTGAATTTTGATGAGTTGCTTACATGCAAATACTCTGTTTTGGATTGAAAACAGATCTTGAAAAATAAATAAAATTTTAAGTTTTTTTTTTTGTAAAAGAATAAAATTTTAAATTTCCATGAGTAAAATCAGTTATATAAACTTTAATTTTGTTTGAACAAAAAAAAAACTTTAATTTTGTTTGTGACCAAAAAAAGAAAAAAACTTTAATTTTGTTGAAGCAGTGATTAAAGCTTGAAACTTTTACATTATCTTTCTAGATTTTGAGGCAAATCTCTGTTCTTGCTTCTCTGTTTCAGACACTAAGGTTTTACTGCTTTGTTGTCTGTGTGACTGTGTGTCTGCAGATTGTCCATTAGATTTCACTTCATCAAACTTCACTCTAGTAGCTTCTGTCTGCTCCAACATAACCAACAGAGGCAAATGCTGCCGCTACATGAACGCTTTCGTTGCTATATCCGTGGCTCGTTACGCCAACATATCAAACAATCTCGGAGTCACATCGGATCTATCCGAAACCTGCGTTGCCTCCATCTCCAAAACAATGGAGCTCTATGGAGTCCCTAGAAACGCGACTAGCTTCTGCGGGTTAGGAACCAAGATCCTGGTCACGTACAGCTGCGAAGGCCGGACCACTGTAACGCAAATGCACCAGTCTCCAACGTTTGGACACGTTACAAGAAACTGCAGGGGCCCGCTTTCTCCGGTGAACCAGTGCAGGAAGTGTTTGAACTCTGGTATCACTTACCTTCGTAATCTAGTTGGTGCGGAGACTAATAACGTTACTCTGAGTACTTGTCGTGATGCGACTTACGCAACATTAGCAAGCCGTATGGACGATGCTTCGGCTCTTGAACTACTTGGTTGTTTCTTTCAAGTGACAGAGCTTAGTGTTGTCCCTTCAGGTTAGACGGTTACTCCTTCCGGTTTACTCCCTCGGTTCCAAGATATAAGATGTTTTGATATTTTTCAAGTACTCTAACTTTATTGAAAATTGGTTAACCCAATAACATTTTACTAAATTATTTATGATTGGTTAATTTATGTTTAATTTATATAATTTAATAATTTTATTTCCTACAAGGTAAGTTTCTTAATCTTTGTGCATTTAAGCAAAACATCTTATATTATGGAACAGATTAAGTATTTTTTATTAGTTGAAAGATAGTTAGGTGTATACTTAATGACATTTTTATTTAGAAAATATAGAAAATTAAATATTTCTCTTAATTTCTGTGCACAAATCTAAAACTAAATTAAAAATGAAACACAGAAAGTATAATTTTCTTACCATCATCACATTCAGGTTTGTATCTTTTTATGATTTGGTTCGTATGTGGACAGTCTCATTTCCACCTATGGAGAGTCCAGGACCGTCTCCAAGCGTGATTGATGCTGATGTCCCAAGCAAGAGTGATTCTCCAATGACTTCTTCAAGTGAAAGCAACAATCCATATCACTTAACATTGCTTCCAACCATTGGGATTGTTGTTACGGCTGTTTCTCTTACGATGCTCGTGGTTCTGGTGATTCTTATCCGTAGAAAGAACCGGGAACTCGATGAATCTGAGAGTTTGGATAGAAAATCAGCAAAAACACGTCCTTCTCCCCGGCCTGTATTCAAGATTCATCAAGGTGAGAAAAACAACATGTGTACTTTCATTACATTAAATCATATGAATGATAAATTGATAGACTAGAAAGGACCCTGACCATTGTGTCAGAAGTCCCCATTTGGAATGACTGATAGGACGAAACTAATATTACATGATGTGGTTTCGTTTTTTTCTGTAGATGATTCTTCTCCTTTCCAAAAGTTCAGCTACAAGGAAATGACAACTGCAACAAAAGAGTTCAACACAGTGATTGGTCATGGAGGTTTTGGGACTGTTTACAAAGCCGAGTTCAGCGATGGATTGGTTGCAGCTGTAAAGAGAATGAACAAAGCCTCTGAACAATCTAAACAAGATTTCTGCAGAGAGATAGAGCTTTTGGCTAAGCTCCATCACCGTAACCTCGTTGACTTGAAAGGCTTTTGCATTGAAAAGAAAGAAAGGTGAAGAAACACACATTGTTTTCTCTCCCTTCTGCATTTATCTAAAACGTAAAAAAGTTTAAAAAAGTATGCTCATCTTCGTTTTTTTTGTCCTACAATCTTTCAGGTTCCTCATCTATGAGTACATGGAAAATGGGAGCTTAAAAGATCATCTACATTGTATGTATATGATTCTTCTATGTTAAGCATAAAAGATTCGTGGTGTTGTAACTTCTCTTATTTTCTCTCTCTCCAATGCAGCTACAGAGAAGCCTCCACTTAGTTGGGAAACAAGAATGAAAATAGCTATTGATGTGGCTAATGCTTTGGTACGCATTCCATAGCCTTTCCCACATACACTTCCTCTAGTAAACTGATATACCCTTTTAAGTTTAATTATGAGTGTCTTACAGTTTTTGATTCTTGGCTGCAACTATGTTCTATTCTCCAGGAATATCTTCATTTCTACTGTGATCCACCTCTCTGCCACAGAGACATTAAATCAAGCAATATACTACTGGATGATAAATTTGTAGCTAAAGTATGCACCCTCACTCATTATCTATGTTATAGAAACCATTCAACTTGTTTTAAATAATGTTTTCTTGGTGCAGCTTTCAGATTTTGGCCTTGCACATTCGTCTAGAGATGGATCTGTTTGTTTTGAGCCTGTGAATACTGATATTCATGGAACTCCAGGTTAAGAAGAGAGATACATAACAAAACAAAACAACATGACTACTTCTGATGGAAACTGAATTTTAATTTTTCAGGTTATGTAGATCCAGAGTATGTGGTGACACAAGAGCTGACAGAGAAGAGTGATGTGTACAGCTACGGAGTTGTGTTGCTGGAGATTATAACGGGAAGAAGAGCTGTTGATGAAGGTAGGAACCTTGTTGAAACGTCTCAGCGGTTTCTAGTGACTAAATCAAGACACAAGGATCTAGTAGACCCGAGGATAAAAGACTCCATTGACGATGATGATAATGGAGAGAGACAGCTTGAAGCTGTTGTGACGGTTGTGAGAATGTGTACTGAGAAAGAAGGCCGGTCTAGGCCATCGATTAAGCAAGTGTTGAGGATGCTGTGTGAAAGCTATGATCTGTTGCATAGCGAATTTGCTAAAGCTGTTGATGAAGAGGTGGGGCAAGATACTATGCAGAGAACCGTTTTGAGGTTTCAAAGAAGCAATAATAACCGATTCATTGGTGGTTCATCATCGTCCAAGTCGCTTTGCAGCCAGAGTGTACCTCACTCTCCAGTAAATGGACTCTCTTTCTGAGTTAAATCTTTAAGTTTCACATATAAATATAACATTTATGAATTCATATTGAAAGCTCTCTCATACTCTGCACTCTTTTAAGTAGATTCAGTTCAAAAGATTTCTACATTGTCTGCATCTCTCCTGTACAGTAGAAACTATCTTCTATTACATTTTTTTTTTTGTCTTCCAAGTCCCAAGTCCGAGGGAGTTAAAGCCAGAGTCTTCCTTTTGATGGGTGTTGTACTACATTACCAGGCTCTTCTTGCTTGTGTTTTGTCTTCTTACCATGGACCAGTTAGGGTTCTTCTCAAGCATTGCGTTTTGGCCAGCCATGGACGCTGCTTGGACGGTTCCTTTAGCAGTAAATTAAACAAGCCGTATCAGTAAACTTAAGATCAAAAAGACAGTAGAGCACATTCAGACATACAAAAAGTATCTGAAAATGTAAAGAGTCTTTTGCTGTGGGTAGTTGTTGTTTACCTCATTCTTCTGTGTTTTCATAATTTCAGCCTGCATCATCATAGGGGAAGCTCAGTCAAAGAACTGAGCCAGCTAGATTCTTTAAGAAGACGTAAGAAAAAAACCAAAAAAATGGTAGAGAACGCACCTGTTTTCTCTGCAAATCTTGATTCAGTTGCTTGAGATTTTCAATCTCGGCTTCGAGTTCCAAGGTGTAAGCCTGTGGTTAATCCCAACATCGATATCAATATCAAAGTTCTTGAAAAAGAATAGGTAATGAACACTTTTACCTGCTTTCGAGCCCTTGATCTAGCAGCTGATTCACGATTCTTGATCATTCTCTTTTGTCTTCTCTCAACAACCTTCTCCACCACTCCTGTATTGCTTCTTCTTCCCTGACCACCAAACACATAAGGAACTGGTGATGACCAAGCTGCATTGTTTTCTGCACTATTCGTCCCCCCCGGAGAAGTAGATGCAACACTAACCCCTACTTTACCCATCACAGGCGCTGAAAATGTTACATTGGCGTGCTTTGGATAAATAGTTGGAGGCAATCTCTGATGTGGTTGTTGAAGCTGCTGTTGATGTGGCTGCTGTGCTTGATTCAAGATCATAGAACTATTGTTGCCCTTGAACCATATGTTGTTTTGATTCGGCTGACCAAATCCAATTCCCACACCGGTAGAAACACAGTTGTTTTGGTTCTGTTGACTACAGTTAACATCTTCTTTCACAACACCAGCTCGGAGCAAGAAGTCCTCTAAAGTCATTTCCCCTAGAGTCTCCTGCCTCTCAGGCGCATCCCTCCCGTTACAACTATCTTTGGACATCAAGTGTTTCCAGACCTCATCAACAGTTTTCTGACTAAGCGTTCTAGGCAAAGTCAAGGAGCCTTGCCTCTGCACAAGACCCCCTCCTCCTGGAGCAAAGCCACTACTTGGTTGCTGCACGGATGCAATGGAGGATGTCGTTGTCATGATGGGTTGAGTAGTTTCCTCAGCAGTCCATATGTTCTTGAGAAGCTCATCCATATTCATTGACCCAAACTCTTTCCCTGGCTCGCCTAATGTGCTCTGAAGCTCATCAAATGTTAACGAATATAACGAAGACTGCCTCCCCAATGGCTTTGACTGGTTATTGTCACTCCCATTACCTCCTGAAGAGTCTACTCCTAAGCTGTTGAAATTGATGTGAGTACCCATCAATTCCCTCTTCAGATCTTGAAACTAAATGAATCACACCCTCTTTAGCTTTTACCTATAAGAGAGCAAAAAAACCATTGATCTCTTGTTACATACAAGTATTTGTGTATCTGAGCACCCAATTTCAGACCAATAATAAAAAGAGATTAAAATTAAAAAAAATCTTTAAGCTTTGACCATTCTTGAAAGTTGAATGAACACAAAAGATAAAATTCAAGAAACCCAAGAAAATACAAAAAGACGGATCGGTTCATGAAGGACCAAAAAAAAAGAAGAAGACTTTGAACTCTTATTCCACTACACGTAATTACTCCTTCATAACTACTACTTTATTTACTACATACAGAAAGAAGAAGAAAAAAAACAGATCAGATGTAATGAATCGGACAAACCATAAAAAAAAAAAGATTAACAGTTCAAGGGATGATTAGACAAAGACAGATGTAAAGATAAATAGGTTTAAGAGTTCTCACCTAATGTTATTGGTGACTGTGGAAACACGAGAAGAGTTGCGGGAGAGAGACGACAAGTGTGTGCTTGCTACTACCTCGACACAAACTGCCATTTTAAGGGGGTGAGCTTTTTCCTCTTTAAGGGTTTTTTAGATATTTTGTTTCCAATTTTTAGAGTAAATTAATAAATATCCTGTTTAGTTTAGTTTATATTAAATTTGTTAAGCTTATATTCACTTATTTGAGCCGACATCCACGTTGACTGGTAACCAATGAGAAGCTGAGACGTGTGAAAGTATTACTCGTTGATTCTGTTGCCTTCTCAGAGTGGTGAATAGGTGAAACAGATCGTGTTTGGAGTTTTCTTCACACTTTATTTTAACTAGGAGTATAGCTCCGCGAAGCCGGATAACTTATTGATCGTTGTGTAGTTTTGTATACGGGATTTTGTCGTTTATTTTTTTCCACTTTTGTTTTTCCGTGTTGTATATAATGGTGATGAACATAACATTTGAAAGTCACACATTTTGATTAAGTTGATATAAGAATGACCGGCGAATTCATATGCATTATTTTCGTAATGATTTGATCGACCATTAGCTTTATTAGCGCTTTCATGTTCAAAAGATAAAGTTTATGAAGTTGTTTAGTATTTACTTAAGTAGTTGTTAGTATATAAAACAAATAGTGTAAGAAACAAAATATAAAATTTGAATTCAAAAAATTAAGCAATTTATCGAACAATAAATTAAATTATTTTCTTATTTTACCTAAAT includes:
- the LOC106300263 gene encoding ABSCISIC ACID-INSENSITIVE 5-like protein 4 isoform X1; the encoded protein is MGTHINFNSLGVDSSGGNGSDNNQSKPLGRQSSLYSLTFDELQSTLGEPGKEFGSMNMDELLKNIWTAEETTQPIMTTTSSIASVQQPSSGFAPGGGGLVQRQGSLTLPRTLSQKTVDEVWKHLMSKDSCNGRDAPERQETLGEMTLEDFLLRAGVVKEDVNCSQQNQNNCVSTGVGIGFGQPNQNNIWFKGNNSSMILNQAQQPHQQQLQQPHQRLPPTIYPKHANVTFSAPVMGKVGVSVASTSPGGTNSAENNAAWSSPVPYVFGGQGRRSNTGVVEKVVERRQKRMIKNRESAARSRARKQAYTLELEAEIENLKQLNQDLQRKQAEIMKTQKNEEPSKQRPWLAKTQCLRRTLTGPW
- the LOC106298591 gene encoding phosphoenolpyruvate carboxylase 4-like isoform X1, whose translation is MAKNNLLKVTKEVSLMSRWMAIDLYIREIDSLRFELSMNRCSDRLSRLADEILEKEISAQEDIESWGTNVGRSQPKFPNQQGLSLPTQLPPRADLPLCAECGESQYPKLEVPVTDYIPLSRQDVQGISSDGYGPNLQIKTGNGNSVNSNGSQQTITPRGSSSSSSQLLLQKKLLADSQIGRTSFQKLLEPTPPKRAGIAPYRIVLGEVEEKLLKTRRLLELLLEGLPCEYDPWDYYETSDQLLEPLLLCYESLHSSDSGVLADGRLADLIRRVATFGMVLMKLDLRQEAAKHSEALDTITTYLDMGTYSEWDEEKKLEFLTRELKGKRPLIPPNIEVGPEVKEVLDTFRVAAELGSESLRAYVISMASDASDVLAVELLQKDARLAVSGDLGRPCPAGTLRVVPLFETVKDLRGAGSVIRKLLSIDCYREHIEKNHTGHQEIMVGYSDSGKDAGRFTAAWELYKAQEDVVAACNEFGIKVTLFHGRGGSIGRGGGPTYLAIQSQPPGSVMPGRSWSLGMSTKPYRFSICIS
- the LOC106298591 gene encoding phosphoenolpyruvate carboxylase 4-like isoform X2, with the translated sequence MAKNNLLKVTKEVSLMSRWMAIDLYIREIDSLRFELSMNRCSDRLSRLADEILEKEISAQEDIESWGTNVGRSQPKFPNQQGLSLPTQLPPRADLPLCAECGESQYPKLEVPVTDYIPLSRQDVQGISSDGYGPNLQIKTGNGNSVNSNGSQQTITPRGSSSSSSQLLLQKKLLADSQIGRTSFQKLLEPTPPKRAGIAPYRIVLGEVEEKLLKTRRLLELLLEGLPCEYDPWDYYETSDQLLEPLLLCYESLHSSDSGVLADGRLADLIRRVATFGMVLMKLDLRQEAAKHSEALDTITTYLDMGTYSEWDEEKKLEFLTRELKGKRPLIPPNIEVGPEVKEVLDTFRVAAELGSESLRAYVISMASDASDVLAVELLQKDARLAVSGDLGRPCPAGTLRVVPLFETVKDLRGAGSVIRKLLSIDCYREHIEKNHTGHQEIMVGYSDSGKDAGRFTAAWELYKAQEDVVAACNEFGIKVTLFHGRGGSIGRGGGPTYLAIQSQPPGSVMGGAGVWECLQNHIASPFA
- the LOC106298591 gene encoding phosphoenolpyruvate carboxylase 4-like isoform X3, yielding MAKNNLLKVTKEVSLMSRWMAIDLYIREIDSLRFELSMNRCSDRLSRLADEILEKEISAQEDIESWGTNVGRSQPKFPNQQGLSLPTQLPPRADLPLCAECGESQYPKLEVPVTDYIPLSRQDVQGISSDGYGPNLQIKTGNGNSVNSNGSQQTITPRGSSSSSSQLLLQKKLLADSQIGRTSFQKLLEPTPPKRAGIAPYRIVLGEVEEKLLKTRRLLELLLEGLPCEYDPWDYYETSDQLLEPLLLCYESLHSSDSGVLADGRLADLIRRVATFGMVLMKLDLRQEAAKHSEALDTITTYLDMGTYSEWDEEKKLEFLTRELKGKRPLIPPNIEVGPEVKEVLDTFRVAAELGSESLRAYVISMASDASDVLAVELLQKDARLAVSGDLGRPCPAGTLRVVPLFETVKDLRGAGSVIRKLLSIDCYREHIEKNHTGHQEIMVGYSDSGKDAGRFTAAWELYKAQEDVVAACNEFGIKVTLFHGRGGSIGRGGGPTYLAIQSQPPGSVMV
- the LOC106300260 gene encoding probable receptor-like protein kinase At1g49730 isoform X2; amino-acid sequence: MVVNSQAFLLALIALLGTQLSSLMAADCPLDFTSSNFTLVASVCSNITNRGKCCRYMNAFVAISVARYANISNNLGVTSDLSETCVASISKTMELYGVPRNATSFCGLGTKILVTYSCEGRTTVTQMHQSPTFGHVTRNCRGPLSPVNQCRKCLNSGITYLRNLVGAETNNVTLSTCRDATYATLASRMDDASALELLGCFFQVTELSVVPSVSFPPMESPGPSPSVIDADVPSKSDSPMTSSSESNNPYHLTLLPTIGIVVTAVSLTMLVVLVILIRRKNRELDESESLDRKSAKTRPSPRPVFKIHQDDSSPFQKFSYKEMTTATKEFNTVIGHGGFGTVYKAEFSDGLVAAVKRMNKASEQSKQDFCREIELLAKLHHRNLVDLKGFCIEKKERFLIYEYMENGSLKDHLHSTEKPPLSWETRMKIAIDVANALEYLHFYCDPPLCHRDIKSSNILLDDKFVAKLSDFGLAHSSRDGSVCFEPVNTDIHGTPDPEYVVTQELTEKSDVYSYGVVLLEIITGRRAVDEGRNLVETSQRFLVTKSRHKDLVDPRIKDSIDDDDNGERQLEAVVTVVRMCTEKEGRSRPSIKQVLRMLCESYDLLHSEFAKAVDEEVGQDTMQRTVLRFQRSNNNRFIGGSSSSKSLCSQSVPHSPVNGLSF
- the LOC106300260 gene encoding probable receptor-like protein kinase At1g49730 isoform X1, producing MVVNSQAFLLALIALLGTQLSSLMAADCPLDFTSSNFTLVASVCSNITNRGKCCRYMNAFVAISVARYANISNNLGVTSDLSETCVASISKTMELYGVPRNATSFCGLGTKILVTYSCEGRTTVTQMHQSPTFGHVTRNCRGPLSPVNQCRKCLNSGITYLRNLVGAETNNVTLSTCRDATYATLASRMDDASALELLGCFFQVTELSVVPSVSFPPMESPGPSPSVIDADVPSKSDSPMTSSSESNNPYHLTLLPTIGIVVTAVSLTMLVVLVILIRRKNRELDESESLDRKSAKTRPSPRPVFKIHQDDSSPFQKFSYKEMTTATKEFNTVIGHGGFGTVYKAEFSDGLVAAVKRMNKASEQSKQDFCREIELLAKLHHRNLVDLKGFCIEKKERFLIYEYMENGSLKDHLHSTEKPPLSWETRMKIAIDVANALEYLHFYCDPPLCHRDIKSSNILLDDKFVAKLSDFGLAHSSRDGSVCFEPVNTDIHGTPGYVDPEYVVTQELTEKSDVYSYGVVLLEIITGRRAVDEGRNLVETSQRFLVTKSRHKDLVDPRIKDSIDDDDNGERQLEAVVTVVRMCTEKEGRSRPSIKQVLRMLCESYDLLHSEFAKAVDEEVGQDTMQRTVLRFQRSNNNRFIGGSSSSKSLCSQSVPHSPVNGLSF
- the LOC106300263 gene encoding ABSCISIC ACID-INSENSITIVE 5-like protein 4 isoform X2; the encoded protein is MGTHINFNSLGVDSSGGNGSDNNQSKPLGRQSSLYSLTFDELQSTLGEPGKEFGSMNMDELLKNIWTAEETTQPIMTTTSSIASVQQPSSGFAPGGGGLVQRQGSLTLPRTLSQKTVDEVWKHLMSKDSCNGRDAPERQETLGEMTLEDFLLRAGVVKEDVNCSQQNQNNCVSTGVGIGFGQPNQNNIWFKGNNSSMILNQAQQPHQQQLQQPHQRLPPTIYPKHANVTFSAPVMGKVGGRRSNTGVVEKVVERRQKRMIKNRESAARSRARKQAYTLELEAEIENLKQLNQDLQRKQAEIMKTQKNEEPSKQRPWLAKTQCLRRTLTGPW